The proteins below are encoded in one region of Planctomycetia bacterium:
- a CDS encoding glutamine amidotransferase produces MNRINRFIYSLVAAVCCLLTGSAQAADAPAALPKALVVVGPWGDMFRWREAMHSGGVLYEDAYRAMNVYHGGVRMYGLPQTPEQLAGYSTVVLANIDAPSLGPKWLAMLRDFVDQGGGLVVLGGEWAYGRGGYADTPLAEMIPVDMPPEYPIPVDRAGTPLKAESASSWPSDYAFDQTPRSFYSQTLAPRKGATVELRVGERPAIVSGSFGKGRVVACALTTHGKPPTGTLAFWDWTDWPRLLGRAVDWSAANRTADAATSSTLKPLAAEEVSQVKFRFQPLTAEFAERFAIGPNAETAGIVFEQLFADKPIRVALSPAIVGALARFAEPAWEKQLLKWSDSLNPEAAHRNAAIELLGASRGPAASERLLKLLPDSDVTPAVLDGFRRLDDPKHLPILQSLYERTLPTADFRRSGTPGWNSPAALRQGVVAMHAAAALYSLGDPQGSARMAKLYAEVQLLRRIYANAAKRRVADTDATGIAIRAAIYTKADDLRQLEAFLLEVAGPIPPRGREAFLDYAKSAADDAEIRWLTAGLLRSTTDDLSPLTTAQDGIVRRIALLKK; encoded by the coding sequence ATGAACCGGATCAACCGCTTTATTTACTCTCTCGTCGCCGCAGTCTGCTGCTTGCTCACCGGATCGGCTCAGGCAGCCGATGCACCGGCGGCGCTCCCCAAGGCGCTCGTCGTCGTCGGACCGTGGGGCGATATGTTTCGCTGGCGCGAAGCGATGCATTCCGGCGGTGTGCTCTATGAAGATGCCTACCGCGCGATGAACGTCTATCACGGCGGGGTCCGGATGTACGGCCTGCCGCAAACGCCCGAACAGTTGGCCGGCTACTCAACCGTAGTGCTGGCGAACATCGACGCCCCCTCGCTCGGCCCGAAGTGGTTAGCCATGCTTCGCGACTTCGTCGACCAAGGGGGCGGGCTCGTCGTCCTCGGTGGCGAATGGGCCTACGGGCGCGGCGGCTACGCCGACACTCCGCTGGCCGAGATGATTCCGGTCGACATGCCCCCCGAGTATCCGATTCCGGTCGATCGGGCCGGCACGCCGCTCAAGGCCGAGAGCGCGTCAAGCTGGCCGAGCGATTACGCTTTCGACCAAACACCTCGTTCGTTTTACTCGCAAACATTAGCGCCGCGGAAAGGTGCGACGGTCGAGCTCCGCGTCGGCGAGCGGCCCGCGATCGTCAGCGGCTCGTTCGGCAAAGGACGCGTCGTGGCCTGCGCGCTGACTACCCACGGTAAGCCCCCGACAGGAACGCTCGCGTTCTGGGACTGGACCGATTGGCCGCGCTTGCTGGGCCGCGCCGTCGATTGGTCGGCTGCGAACCGCACGGCCGACGCGGCGACATCGTCGACGCTCAAGCCGCTCGCTGCCGAAGAAGTCAGCCAAGTCAAGTTTCGCTTCCAGCCGTTGACGGCGGAATTCGCGGAGCGTTTTGCAATCGGCCCCAACGCCGAAACGGCCGGGATCGTCTTCGAGCAACTTTTCGCCGACAAACCGATCCGCGTCGCGCTCTCGCCGGCGATCGTCGGCGCGCTGGCCCGCTTCGCGGAACCGGCGTGGGAAAAACAGTTGCTCAAATGGAGCGACTCGCTCAACCCCGAGGCGGCGCATCGCAACGCTGCGATCGAGTTGCTCGGCGCTTCGCGCGGCCCCGCCGCAAGCGAACGCTTGCTCAAGCTCCTGCCCGACTCCGACGTGACGCCGGCCGTGCTCGACGGTTTCCGCCGGCTCGACGATCCAAAGCATTTGCCGATCTTGCAAAGCTTGTACGAGCGCACGCTGCCGACCGCCGACTTCCGCCGGAGCGGAACGCCCGGTTGGAACAGCCCCGCCGCGTTGCGGCAAGGGGTCGTCGCCATGCATGCGGCCGCCGCTCTCTACTCCTTAGGCGACCCGCAAGGATCGGCGCGGATGGCGAAGCTCTACGCCGAGGTTCAACTGCTCCGCCGCATCTATGCCAACGCCGCCAAGCGCCGCGTGGCCGACACGGATGCGACGGGGATCGCCATTCGAGCCGCGATCTACACCAAGGCCGACGACCTCCGCCAGCTGGAAGCGTTCTTGCTCGAAGTCGCAGGGCCGATTCCCCCGCGCGGACGAGAGGCGTTCCTCGACTACGCCAAAAGCGCAGCCGACGACGCCGAAATCCGCTGGCTCACGGCCGGCTTACTCCGCTCGACGACCGATGACTTGTCGCCGCTCACCACAGCCCAAGATGGCATCGTTCGCCGAATCGCCTTGCTGAAAAAGTAA